The Microbacterium luteum nucleotide sequence TTCCGCGATCACTGCCGACTCTGACGCCGTCAAGCCTGTCGCGGCAAGCGAGGGACGCCGCGAGAGTGAGAACCTGACGGCACGACGCCTCAAAGCGAAGGCTGCGGCAGCCGAAGAGGAACGGATGGACGCCATCGCCCGCGAGATCAACGACAGACTTCGCAAAACGCCTCGCCGCGCGCAAGTCCATCGACCGGGATATGCGCCAACCCCCGCAACACCGACAACGTCCGAAGGACTATCGCTATGAACGACAACTCCCAAGCGCGCCCCGCGCTGAACCGGTCAGATGTCGAGGCGGCCCTCGCCCGAATCGCGGTCGCCACATTCACGTACTATCCCGAGAAGGCAACCGAGGAGCCCGGCTACCTCGTGGATGAAGATGTCGACTGGGCCATGGGGCCGCTCCGGGCGATGGATGCTGGCGAATTCGAGCGCTGGCGAGAGCGCGTGCTTGCGGTGATCTCTGATGCTTCTCAAGATCGTCGAGCGTTCCTCGCCGACCTCATGGCGCTGGCGGAAGACTAGGACGGGCAACCCTCCGAACGCGGAGAATGTAGTGGTCGCGACCGGCTGCGTGCCGGGCTTTCGCGACGTATGCTCACTCGCTGCGCTCGCTCCGCTACTTCACGGTCCCGGCACTCCGCCGCCCGCGACCACTGGATGCGCGATTGTCGAAAGATGCCGAGGAGTGGGGTCCAAACAGGATGCCGTGACCATGGCCCGCGCGAGCTGCTTATGTCGCTTGAGGCTGAGCTGCTGAGGGGGCGACTGCCGCCTTGAGCGCGCGCCGGACTGCAGACTCGCTGACCCCGAGCGCACGGCCGATCTGAGCATACGAACGCTTCTGTGTCCGGAGCTCCCGAGCGATCCCGATTCGCTCTGGCGTCATCACCCGCGGACGGCCGGGACGCCGGCCGGCGGCGATCGCAGCATCCAGGCCCTCGCGTGTCCGGACACTGATGAGTCGCCGGCGCAGTGCATCCAGCGTGTCGAGCACATCGCCAGGCGCGGCGGCTGCGTCCGGTGTGGTGGACAGTGCGGGCTCGGCGAGTGAGTAGATGTCGATACCGCGCGCCCTCAGCCGCGCAACCGTCGCGACGAAGTGATCGACCGACGACGACAACGAGGCTGCACTCGGAATAAGCAGAGTGTCGCCCCTCTTGAGCGAGTTCAAGCATCGCTCAAGATCGGGGCGCGGGCCGGATGTCGCACCGCGGCGGTCGGTGAACACTTGGGATGCTCCGGCCCGCCGCAGTGCGGCGGCATCCTCCGCGACGCCGTCTCCCGACAGCACCTCGCGGACGTAGCCCACTGTTCGGCTCATAGCGAGATGCCGCGGTCGATCTCCGGGCCCGCGACCACCGGAGCCGGCTGACGCTCCGGGCGCTGGTCCGTCGGCATAGCTTGTCGGAGTGCGACGAGTTGCCGGCCGAGATTGGCTTCCGCAAGAGGTCGAGCCTGGGAGTCTTTCGGAAGCGGCAGGTCGGGGACTACCTCACGGAGCCCGAGCTCATGTAACTCGATGAGCACCTCCGCCAGCGGCCGTGCCACTTGACGCGACGAGAGCGCAAAATCCGTCGTCGCCCGCAGCTCGGACAGCCATCGCATCGCCTGTGGCGCCGGCAGGGGAGCGGCGTTCTCCCGGTCGATGGTGGCGAGCGCCCCCTGGAACCCGGACGCATCGGTGCGCGTCGCGTTGAATCGCGTGGTGCCGTCGCGTCCGATGATCTTGAGGCGGTCGACGCTCGGCGCCGCTTCCAGGGTCTGAACGAGTGCTCGAACGTTCTCGAGGCTCGCGTCGTGCTCGGCGACAGTCGTGAACGGCGACGTGCGACCAGCGTGCGCATCGACGAGGTATCCGGACGCTGTCGCGAGCAGGCTCTCGGATCTCGGGACCGTGACCACAGCGACCGTCGTCGTGAAGCCGCTCTTCGCGAAGAGGCTCGCCGTCGCCAGCGCGACATCGGAGGAACTGCCCGTGCCGTCGAGGAGAAGTGATCGCCGCGTAGTCCGTGCATACTGCAGCGCGCTACGCATCCATCCGGACGTTGACTCAGTCAGGATTAGGCTCGCTTCAGACGAGCGCGAACGTGAGAGCTCAAGGTAGCGCGGGTGAAACGCCCGCAGGTCGCTGGCGCTGAGTGCAGCGATCTCGCGCCCGTCGACGAGTTTCCCAAACGCCCTTGCGGCCCCCACGCCGAACTGACCTGTTGCGAGTATCAGTTCGGGATCAGTGGCCGACGGACCATGCGCGAACACCACCGGGCGGATGCGTCGCTCGAAGATAGCCTGCAAATCGCTCTCAGACGATGCAACGCTACTCACGACTGGTCCACCATGTGCCGGCCGACGCGTTTGTTGACTTCGTTGACGAAGCCGTCGACGGCTTGACGATCGAATCCGTCGATCGCCAAGAGCTCGAGTCGGAGGGATGCGGCCTGTGTCGCGGCCGCGTCGATATCGAGTTCGCCTCGCTCGGCAGCTTCGAAGAGCTTCGCCGTCGCGCTGTTGAGCGCTTCGCATGCGAGATTGAACCGCACCGCATCGTTCGTGCGCCACGCCGACGTTCCGGGCATGATCGGGCCTCCGGTGTGCATTCTATCGATGCGCCAGAAACGTCGAGACACAATAGTGACGGCAAGGAGCTTGCACGGCCTCAGCCAACCGCGGATGAGCCCCGCGTGTTAATCGCACATGCACCCCAGCACGGCCCGACCACTGCGTCGTGCGACCAGTTGGCCTCTTTGGGTGGTCATCGTGATCGGGGCGCACGGCGTTTGTCGCTGCGCGCAGGGAGCGGTTGTTGGTGACCCTGGGTAGTAGCTCGGCATGGACGACGGTTCAGTCGCTCGTGTTGCTCGCCGTGCGGCGCCGGCGCCAGATCAATGCGATGAGTGATCCGCCGGACAGAAGCAACAGTGAGCCGTTCAACACGAGGGCAGTCCACTGAGGGTCGCCGCGCAAGAGAGAGACTGCGACCGCGCCGATGGATATCCCCCCAGATACCCCCGCGATCCGTCTGAGGACTTCCTCGATACTCCAGGAATTCTCGCGATCGGGGCGCTCGTCACGCGGTCGAGAACGGCGTTCTTGCTGCGCTGCGCGCCACTCCGGCACTGCCCGCCTCGCAGTGAGCGTTACGACGACCAGGCCGGTCGCGAGGAGCGTGCACCCGACAAGAGGCCTGCGGGGATGGTGATGAAGAAGAGGCCGAGCCCAGAGAGGATCACGCCTGCGGTGAGGAGTGCCGCGTGCTTCTCTGACATCACAACTCCCTCTCGAGTCACCTTGGCGCATGCCGAGAGACTACGAGGTAATCGTCGGTGCGATCCAGTACTTGACACCCATCTGTGCCGCGGCGAGAGCCGGCGCGCTATCGATGCTAGGCAGATCTTCGACTCGTACGAATGCGTCAGTCTCGGCGCAACCTACACGTCGCGGTCACAGCCTCAGCTTGGGATGGCCGGCGTTCGTCCCGCCACGCGGACCAAATCCTCTGAGGTCGTCGTCGCTGCGCCGCCCCTCCAATCGGCTTGGCGCAGGGTTGTCGACCGTGCGGTTCGGGCGAGCACGCTTGCGCGCACAACCCATCCGTGAGCATTCGGTGCGGTCCCCGTCGCAGCGGCGGCACTGCGGCGCCTACCCGTCCTCGAATCTCAAGCGGATCTCATCTTCATTGGGGGTGGGATCTACGTCGAACCGCGTGCTCGCGTCTCGATGAGTGATGAGCCACCGGCCGTCAATGCGGCGATACTGGTCGCGGTAGGTTCCACCGGTCCTGACCCAGCGGCCGCTGTGCAGGTG carries:
- a CDS encoding recombinase family protein, whose translation is MGYVREVLSGDGVAEDAAALRRAGASQVFTDRRGATSGPRPDLERCLNSLKRGDTLLIPSAASLSSSVDHFVATVARLRARGIDIYSLAEPALSTTPDAAAAPGDVLDTLDALRRRLISVRTREGLDAAIAAGRRPGRPRVMTPERIGIARELRTQKRSYAQIGRALGVSESAVRRALKAAVAPSAAQPQAT
- a CDS encoding zeta toxin family protein — translated: MSSVASSESDLQAIFERRIRPVVFAHGPSATDPELILATGQFGVGAARAFGKLVDGREIAALSASDLRAFHPRYLELSRSRSSEASLILTESTSGWMRSALQYARTTRRSLLLDGTGSSSDVALATASLFAKSGFTTTVAVVTVPRSESLLATASGYLVDAHAGRTSPFTTVAEHDASLENVRALVQTLEAAPSVDRLKIIGRDGTTRFNATRTDASGFQGALATIDRENAAPLPAPQAMRWLSELRATTDFALSSRQVARPLAEVLIELHELGLREVVPDLPLPKDSQARPLAEANLGRQLVALRQAMPTDQRPERQPAPVVAGPEIDRGISL